One Brassica napus cultivar Da-Ae chromosome A1, Da-Ae, whole genome shotgun sequence genomic region harbors:
- the BNAA01G12090D gene encoding uncharacterized protein BNAA01G12090D has protein sequence MEKPSSEQGSREHLLHPEFPPSRFPFLSTVLWFDKSSRGTALLSWSVFFILVVGVPIISHFVLVCSDCDFHHRRPYDAVVQLSLSIFAGISFVSLSYWSRKFGMRRFLFLDKLLDVSDKVRIEYEAEIQRSKKRLMIFVLPSLTLEATYRIWWYISGSDQIPYLINPLLSNVIACTLQLSSWLYRNAIFITVCILYQITCHLQTLRLNDFARCFASEITDVGAALAEHQKIRRNLRIVSHRFRRFILLSLILVTGTQFMALLTTTRASVAVNIYEVGELALCSLILVTGVFICLRSATKITHKAQSVTSLAAKWNVCATVDSFENLHDGETPTASNVESQISTCRNEMDTSDDEEGEGDDELDNTKIHPIYANTISYQKRQALVTYLENNRAGITVYGFLVDRSWLHTIFGVELALLLWLLNKTIVNIA, from the exons ATGGAGAAGCCATCATCGGAGCAAGGATCTCGGGAACATCTACTCCATCCTGAGTTTCCGCCGTCGCGTTTCCCCTTCTTGAGCACCGTCCTCTGGTTCGACAAGTCTAGTCGCGGCACCGCTCTGCTTTCCTGGTCCGTTTTCTTCATTCTCGTCGTCGGCGTCCCGATCATCTCCCACTTCGTCCTCGTATGCTCCGACTGCGATTTCCACCACCGACGCCCTTACGACGCCGTGGTTCAGCTTTCTCTCTCGATTTTCGCCGGAATCTCGTTCGTTAGCCTCTCCTATTGGTCGAGGAAGTTCGGGATGCGACGGTTCCTGTTCCTCGATAAGCTCTTGGATGTTAGCGACAAGGTTCGGATCGAATACGAAGCTGAGATTCAG AGATCAAAGAAACGGCTAATGATCTTCGTCCTCCCATCACTAACACTAGAAGCGACCTACAGAATCTGGTGGTACATCTCCGGCTCCGACCAGATTCCTTACCTCATCAACCCTCTTCTAAGCAACGTCATCGCCTGCACTCTCCAGCTCTCTTCTTGGCTTTACCGCAACGCCATCTTCATCACCGTCTGCATCCTCTACCAAATCACATGCCATCTCCAGACTCTCCGTCTCAACGACTTCGCACGCTGCTTCGCCTCTGAGATCACAGACGTTGGCGCAGCTCTCGCCGAGCACCAAAAGATCCGTCGTAATCTCAGAATTGTTAGTCATCGTTTCAGGAGATTCATTCTCTTGTCTTTGATTCTTGTCACCGGTACTCAGTTCATGGCGTTGCTTACCACGACCAGAGCTAGTGTTGCTGTCAATATCTACGAAGTTGGCGAGCTTGCG TTATGTTCGTTGATTTTGGTTACGGGAGTATTCATATGTTTGAGAAGTGCAACGAAGATAACTCATAAAGCTCAGTCTGTAACAAGCCTTGCAGCTAAATGGAACGTGTGCGCCACGGTAGACTCGTTTGAGAACCTTCATGATGGAGAAACTCCTACAGCTTCAAATGTTGAGTCACAGATTTCAACATGTCGCAATGAGATGGATACATCTGATGATGAGGAAGGAGAAGGAGACGATGAACTTGACAATACTAAGATACATCCTATCTATGCCAATACCATTTCTTATCAAAAACGTCAAGCTCTAG TGACGTATCTGGAGAACAACAGAGCTGGGATCACAGTGTATGGATTCCTTGTGGATAGATCATGGTTGCATACGATTTTCGGGGTTGAACTTGCTCTTCTTCTATGGTTGCTCAATAAAACAATcg TGAACATAGCATGA
- the LOC106376511 gene encoding uncharacterized membrane protein At1g16860-like — MAGRIQSHQLPNGLFVSGKLEQPKEPRPPTMAARAVPYTGGDIKKSGELGRMFDISVLDPQGPPPPPPLIVGGNSSGGNSRQMAPPRVSGSSSNPNSGSRPNSGTVKKSSGPLSQLQPTGLITSGSLGGSGPIGSGSRRSGQMDRQVSNLGSSKAKYGSSVTSLSADPVRVGFKVPKTVVWAVMIVAAMGLLVGAFLTVAVKKPVVIAAVIAAVVPAVVVLVWNCVWGRKGLLGFIKKYPDAELRGAIDGQFVKVTGVVTCGSIPLETSYQRTPRCVFVSTELYEYKGLGGRSANSKHRCFSWGSRHAEKYVSDFYISDFQSGLRALVKAGYGAKVSPFVKPATVADVTTQNKDLSPSFLKWLSDRNLSADNRVMRLKEGYIKEGSTVSVMGMVRRHDNVLMIVPPTEAVSSGCRWWHCLLPTYADGLIITCDDNQNADVIPV, encoded by the exons ATGGCAGGTCGGATTCAATCACACCAGCTACCCAATGGACTCTTCGTCTCGGGAAAGCTCGAGCAGCCTAAAGAACCGCGACCACCGACAATGGCGGCTCGCGCTGTGCCTTACACCGGCGGCGACATCAAGAAATCCGGCGAGCTCGGAAGGATGTTCGACATCTCCGTCCTCGATCCCCAAGgaccgccgccgccgccgccgctcATCGTCGGTGGTAACAGCAGCGGCGGGAACTCGAGGCAGATGGCGCCGCCACGTGTCTCCGGTTCGTCTTCGAACCCCAACAGTGGATCCAGACCCAACTCGGGGACGGTTAAGAAGTCTTCGGGTCCTCTCTCTCAGCTCCAGCCTACCGGTTTGATAACCTCCGGTTCGCTCGGCGGTTCCGGTCCGATTGGGTCCGGGTCCAGACGGTCGGGTCAAATGGACCGGCAAGTTAGCAACTTGGGGTCGAGCAAGGCGAAATACGGGTCGTCGGTTACGAGCCTGAGCGCGGAcccggttcgggtcgggtttaagGTGCCGAAGACGGTTGTTTGGGCGGTGATGATTGTGGCGGCGATGGGGTTGCTCGTGGGGGCGTTTTTAACCGTGGCGGTTAAGAAACCGGTGGTGATTGCGGCGGTGATAGCGGCGGTGGTTCCCGCCGTGGTGGTTCTGGTGTGGAATTGCGTTTGGGGAAGGAAAGGGTTGTTGGGCTTCATCAAGAAGTATCCAGATGCGGAGCTTAGAGGCGCCATTGATGGACAGTTCGTCAAAGTTACTGGG GTTGTAACATGTGGAAGCATTCCTCTGGAAACTTCGTACCAAAGAACACCAAGATGTGTCTTTGTTTCCACGGAGTTGTATGAGTACAAAGGTCTTGGTGGAAGATCCGCAAATTCAAAACATCGATGCTTCTCTTGGGGATCAAGACATGCAGAG AAATACGTGTCGGATTTTTACATATCAGATTTTCAATCTGGATTGAGAGCGCTGGTAAAAGCAGGGTATGGAGCAAAGGTTTCTCCTTTCGTCAAACCGGCGACAGTGGCTGATGTAACGACTCAGAACAAAGACTTGTCTCCCAGCTTCCTTAAGTGGCTTTCGGATCGCAACCTCTCTGCTGATAACCGTGTCATGCGTCTCAAAGAAGG ATACATAAAGGAAGGAAGCACGGTGAGCGTGATGGGAATGGTGAGAAGACACGACAATGTTCTGATGATAGTTCCTCCTACAGAAGCTGTCTCCAGTGGCTGCCGGTGGTGGCATTGCCTCCTCCCGACCTACGCAGATGGTCTAATCATCACGTGCGACGATAATCAAAACGCTGATGTCATCCCTGTCTGA
- the LOC106376516 gene encoding mitochondrial pyruvate carrier 4, whose translation MATSKLQALWNHPAGPKTIHFWAPTFKWGISIANIADFAKPTDKISYPQQLAVTCTGVIWSRYSMVITPKNWNLFSVNVAMAGTGIYQLSRKIKNDFASEAEPVVAKE comes from the exons ATGGCGACTTCGAAGCTTCAAGCTCTCTGGAATCACCCTGCCGGTCCTAAAACCA TTCATTTTTGGGCGCCAACGTTCAAGTGGGGTATCAGCATAGCCAACATTGCAGACTTTGCCAAACCTACTGACAAAATCTCTTACCCTCAACAGCTTG CTGTTACATGCACTGGAGTTATCTGGTCTCGTTACAGCATGGTTATCACTCCT AAAAACTGGAACCTCTTTAGCGTTAATGTTGCTATGGCCGGGACTGGCATTTACCAGCTTTCTCGTAAAATCAA AAACGATTTTGCATCTGAAGCCGAGCCTGTTGTTGCCAAAGAATGA
- the LOC125576132 gene encoding uncharacterized protein LOC125576132 translates to MEGVGARLGRSSTRYGHGGPATVFTGPVRKWKKKWVHVSPSSKKHSSSSSVASDGSHLLFFKWAPLSQGGSGNEDGKSESNSPSEEPVTETTAQEEPPRRRFKYVPII, encoded by the exons ATGGAAGGAGTAGGAGCTCGGTTAGGTAGGTCATCGACTCGTTACGGTCACGGAGGACCGGCTACGGTATTCACAGGTCCGGTTAggaagtggaagaagaagtgggttCACGTCTCTCCCTCCTCCAAGAAacactcctcctcctcctccgttgCTTCCGACGGATCGCATTTGTTGTTCTTTAAGTGGGCTCCATTGTCTCAGGGCGGCAGCGGGAATGAGGATGGTAAAAGCGAGAGTAATTCTCCCAGCGAAGAGCCTGTGACGGAGACGACGGCGCAAGAAGAGCCTCCGCGCCGCAGATTCAAATACGTGCCG Ataatttga
- the LOC106376519 gene encoding alkaline ceramidase-like, with protein MADGISSFWGPVTSTIECCEKNYAYSSYIAEFYNTISGLPGILLALIGLVNALRQRFEKRFSILHISNMILAIGSMLYHATLQHVQQQSDETPMVWEILLYMYILYSPDWHYRSTMPTFLFLYGAAFAVVHAYLRFGIAFKVHYVILCLLCIPRMYKYYIHTEDAAAKRIAKWYVATILVGSVCWFCDRVFCKRISQWPVNPQGHALWHVCMGFNSYFANTFLMFCRAQQRGWNPKVKYFLGVLPYVKIEKPKAQ; from the exons ATGGCTGATGGGATATCTAGCTTTTGGGGTCCTGTGACCTCTACTATAGAGTGTTGTGAGAAGAACTACGCCTACTCATCCTACATTGCAGAGTTCTACAACACCATCTCCGGTCTCCCTGGAATCCTACTCGCTCTCATTGGTCTCGTCAATGCCTTAAGGCAACGCTTTGAGAAGAGGTTCAGCATCCTTCACATCTCCAACATGATCCTTGCTATCGGCAGCATGCTCTACCATGCCACCTTGCAGCACGT GCAACAACAGAGCGATGAGACCCCAATGGTGTGGGAGATACTTCTCTACATGTACATCCTCTACTCACCAGACTGGCATTACAGAAGCACCATGCCCACTTTCCTCTTCCTCTACGGTGCCGCCTTTGCTGTAGTCCACGCTTACCTCAGGTTTGGGATCGCTTTCAAGGTCCACTACGTGATCCTCTGCCTTCTCTGCATCCCTCGGATGTACAAGTACTACATTCACACCGAGGACGCCGCGGCTAAAAGGATTGCCAAATGGTACGTTGCCACGATCCTTGTGGGGAGCGTGTGCTGGTTCTGCGACCGTGTGTTCTGCAAGAGGATATCTCAGTGGCCTGTGAACCCTCAGGGACATGCTCTGTGGCATGTCTGCATGGGTTTCAACTCTTACTTCGCAAACACGTTCTTGATGTTCTGTCGAGCTCAGCAACGTGGGTGGAATCCGAAGGTCAAGTACTTTCTGGGAGTTCTTCCTTATGTCAAGATCGAGAAGCCGAAAGCACAATGA
- the LOC106376518 gene encoding phosphatidate cytidylyltransferase 2 produces the protein MHKENTGDAPSAHTPRVRHHRKRNTDVVAGAGKPNGSHLLVNDSSKYKSFLVRAYSTVWMIGGFALIVYLGHLYITAMVVIIQIFMARELFNLLRRTHEDKQLPGFRLLNWHFFFTAMLFVYGRILSQRLVNTVTPDKVLYRLVTSLIKYHMAICYSLYISGFVWFILTLKKKMYKYQFSQYAWTHMILIVVFTQSSFTVANIFEGIFWFLLPASLIVINDIFAYICGFFFGRTPLIKLSPKKTWEGFIGASITTMISAFLLANIMGRFLWLTCPREDLSTGWLQCDPGPLFKQETHALPGWISNWLPWKEISVLPVQWHALCLGLFASIIAPFGGFFASGFKRAFKVKDFGDSIPGHGGITDRMDCQMVMAVFAYIYHQSFVVPQSLSVDKLLNQIITNLTLEEQQALFMKLGQVLQEKVIGS, from the exons ATGCACAAAGAGAACACCGGTGATGCTCCATCAGCACATACCCCTCGTGTTCGTCATCACCGCAAGCGAAACACTGAT GTTGTTGCAGGAGCAGGCAAACCAAACGGAAGTCATTTACTTGTCAATGATAGTAGCAAATACAAATCTTTCCTCGTTCGAGCATACTCCACTGTCTGGATGATCGGTGGTTTTGCTCTAATAGTCTACCTTGGTCATCTCTACATCACAGCCATGGTGGTTATTATCCAGATATTCATGGCACGAGAACTTTTCAATCTGCTAAGAAGAACTCATGAAGATAAACAGCTCCCCGGTTTTAGATTACTCAATTG GCACTTCTTTTTCACAGCAATGCTTTTTGTATATGGTCGAATACTTAGTCAACGGCTAGTCAACACTGTGACTCCAGACAAAGTCCTTTATAGGCTGGTCACAAGCCTCATCAAATACCACATGGCAATCTGTTACTCCTTGTATATATCCG GCTTTGTTTGGTTCATCCTGACATTGAAAAAGAAGATGTACAAATATCAGTTTAGCCAATATGCATGGACGCACATGATCTTGATTGTGGTGTTTACTCAATCTTCATTCACCGTGGCCAACATCTTTGAAGGAATCTTCTg GTTTCTTCTTCCTGCGTCACTTATCGTCATTAACGACATCTTTGCGTATATCTGTGGTTTCTTTTTTGGAAGAACACCGTTGATCAAGCTATCACCAAAGAAAACGTGGGAAGGTTTCATCGGAGCTTCTATCACCACAATGATCTCTGCATTCCTG CTTGCAAATATAATGGGACGTTTTCTATGGCTTACATGTCCCAGAGAG GACCTATCCACGGGCTGGCTCCAATGTGATCCGGGTCCTTTGTTCAAGCAAGAGACACATGCTTTACCAGGGTGGATCTCTAATTGG TTGCCTTGGAAAGAAATTTCTGTACTGCCAGTTCAATGGCATGCTCTATGTCTTGGATTGTTTGCGTCTATAATAGCTCCTTTTGGTGGCTTCTTTGCCAGTGGTTTCAAAAGAGCTTTCAAAGTCAAG GACTTTGGTGATAGTATTCCCGGGCATGGTGGAATCACAGATAGAATGGACTGTCAG ATGGTGATGGCTGTTTTTGCATATATATACCATCAATCCTTTGTTGTACCTCAAAGCCTCTCTGTGGATAAGCTCTTAAACCAG ATAATCACAAACCTGACATTGGAGGAACAACAAGCTCTGTTCATGAAGCTTGGCCAAGTGTTGCAGGAAAAGGTTATTGGATCTTAG
- the LOC106376520 gene encoding U4/U6.U5 tri-snRNP-associated protein 2-like produces MKSEREVKNGGVEEERDAKRKRVIESSNDHDVEEAENEQKKDNGAARVEEKSTIGLDDDEGRGKRSRHVEVRRDCPYLDTVNRQVLDFDFERFCSVSLSNLNVYACLVCGKYFQGRSQKSHAYTHSLEAGHHVYINLLTEKVYCLPDSYEINDPSLDDIRHVLNPRFSRAQVEELDRNKQWSRALDGSDYLPGMVGLNNIQKTEFVNVTIQSLMRVTPLRNFFLIPENYQHCKSTLVHRFGELTRKIWHARNFKGQVSPHEFLQAVMKASKKRFRIGQQSDPVEFMSWLLNTLHMDLRTSKDASSIIHQCFQGELEVVREYQGNENKEISRMPFLMLGLDLPPPPLFKDVMEKNIIPQVALFDLLKKFDGETVTEVVRPRLARMRYRVTKSPPYLMFHMVRFKKNNFFKEKNPTLVNFPVKDMELRDYIPSLPTAAEGEKTCTKYNLIANVVHDGKPEDGYFRVFVQRKSQELWYEMQDLHVAETLPQMVELSEAYMQIYELQEE; encoded by the exons ATGAAGAGTGAGAGAGAAGTTAAGAACGGTGGTGTTGAGGAAGAGAGAGATGCGAAGCGTAAGAGAGTGATAGAGTCATCTAATGATCACGATGTCGAGGAAGCGGAGAACGAGCAGAAGAAGGATAACGGAGCTGCGAGAGTGGAGGAGAAGAGCACAATCGGACTCGATGACGATGAAGGTCGAGGGAAACGTTCACGGCATGTTGAAGTTCGTCGAGATTGCCCCTATCTTGATACTGTTAATCGTCAG gttttggattttgatttcgAGAGGTTTTGCTCAGTCTCATTGTCGAATTTGAATGTCTATGCGTGTCTTGTGTGCGGGAAGTACTTCCAAGGGAGAAGCCAGAAGTCTCATGCTTATACACATAGCTTGGAAGCAGGTCACCACGTTTACATCAATCTTCTCACGGAGAAGGTGTATTGTCTTCCTGATAGTTACGAGATCAATGACCCTTCTTTGGATGACATTCGTCATGTTTTAAACCCAAG GTTTAGTAGGGCACAAGTAGAAGAGCTTGATAGGAATAAGCAGTGGTCTAGGGCTCTTGATGGCTCTGACTATCTCCCGGGAATG GTGGGATTAAACAACATACAAAAGACAGAGTTTGTGAACGTTACAATACAATCGTTGATGAGAGTTACTCCTCTAAGGAACTTTTTCCTTATTCCCGAGAACTATCAGCATTGCAAGTCTACTCTTGTTCACCGCTTTGGGGAACTCACTCGAAAGATTTGGCATGCTCGAAACTTCAAAGGACAG GTAAGTCCACATGAGTTCTTGCAGGCTGTCATGAAAGCCAGTAAGAAGCGATTTAGAATAGGCCAGCAATCAGATCCAGTAGAGTTTATGTCGTGGCTCCTTAACACTTTGCACATGGATCTTCGAACTTCAAAGGACGCCAGCAGTATCATCCACCAGTGCTTCCAG GGTGAGTTAGAAGTTGTGAGAGAGTATCAAGGCAATGAAAACAAAGAAATATCCAGGATGCCTTTTCTGATGCTGGGGCTAGATTTGCCACCGCCTCCTCTTTTCAAAGATGTCATGGAGAAAAACATTATCCCGCAG GTTGCTCTATTCGATCTGTTGAAGAAGTTCGATGGAGAAACTGTGACAGAGGTGGTTCGCCCAAGGCTAGCCAGAATGAGATATCGAGTAACCAAATCTCCTCCGTACTTGATGTTCCATATGGTTCGGTTCAAGAAGAACAACTTCTTCAAGGAGAAGAACCCTACCTTGG TTAACTTCCCAGTGAAAGACATGGAGCTGAGGGATTACATACCATCATTGCCTACTGCCGCTGAAGGGGAGAAGACGTGTACAAAGTATAACTTAATCGCCAACGTTGTACATGATGGTAAACCAGAGGATGGGTATTTCAGAGTGTTTGTGCAGCGGAAGTCGCAAGAACTCTG GTACGAGATGCAGGATTTGCATGTTGCAGAGACGCTCCCACAGATGGTGGAACTATCGGAAGCATACATGCAGATATATGAGCTGCAGGAGGAATAG
- the LOC125578304 gene encoding uncharacterized protein LOC125578304: protein MVSDQDLAKVVETLLRQSDPTSLTSLTSVVHQLEAKLGLDLTEKTSFIRDQISHLLRAAHPPASSASASILQPPPSQHFGGNDPAKWHFTHNHPSQFSASHSQHFALQPPYYSYDLNFQQPYPPPQLHQQQSPRQGFSLLVSQGANASLSVNQAPKERTKRKGGPGGLNKVCKVSPELQVVVGEPALPRTEIVRQLWAYIRKNNLQDPSNKRKIICDEALRVVFETDCTDMFKMNKLLAKHILPLDPSKDSSQVKRAKAEVETKSENETTEPVRSLSEPLAKFFGTGETEIIEEEIIRRVWEYIKLNNLEDQVNPMAVQCDEKLRDLLGCESISAVGVNEMLRRHMYKPS from the exons ATGGTGTCGGACCAGGATCTAGCGAAAGTAGTCGAGACTCTGCTCCGGCAATCCGACCCCACCTCTCTCACTTCGTTAACCAGTGTTGTTCACCAGCTCGAGGCTAAGCTAGGTCTAGACCTCACGGAGAAGACGAGCTTCATCAGAGACCAGATCAGTCACCTCCTCCGTGCAGCTCACCCACCAGCCTCCTCTGCTTCCGCATCAATCCTACAACCTCCGCCGTCGCAGCATTTCGGCGGCAATGATCCGGCGAAATGGCATTTCACACATAACCATCCGTCTCAATTCTCTGCTTCCCATTCTCAGCATTTCGCTCTTCAGCCTCCTTACTACTCTTATGACCTCAATTTCCAGCAGCCGTATCCGCCGCCGCAGCTGCACCAGCAACAGTCTCCGCGACAAGGATTCTCTTTGCTGGTTTCACAAGGCGCCAATGCCTCTCTATCTGTTAATCAAGCCCCCAAAGAAAG AACTAAAAGAAAAGGTGGTCCTGGAGGATTAAACAAAGTCTGTAAGGTTTCTCCAGAGCTTCAAGTCGTTGTTGGTGAACCTGCTCTTCCCAGAACTGAG ATTGTTAGGCAATTGTGGGCTTACATAAGGAAGAACAACCTCCAAGACCCGAGTAACAAGCGAAAGATCATCTGTGATGAGGCGTTGCGTGTGGTTTTCGAGACTGATTGCACTGACATGTTCAAGATGAATAAGTTGCTTGCTAAGCATATTCTCCCGCTTGACCCATCAA aggACTCTAGTCAAGTGAAACGGGCAAAAGCTGAGGTGGAGACTAAGTCTGAGAATGAGACCACAGAGCCTGTTAGATCCTTATCTGAGCCTCTTGCTAAGTTCTTTGGCACTGGTGAGACGGAGATTATTGAGGAAGAGATTATTCGCCGTGTTTGGGAGTACATAAAACTCAACAATTTAGAG GACCAGGTAAACCCAATGGCTGTTCAGTGCGATGAAAAGCTCCGAGATCTTCTTGGATGTGAAAGCATTTCAGCTGTGGGGGTTAATGAGATGCTGAGACGCCATATGTACAAACCGTCTTGA
- the LOC125578306 gene encoding uncharacterized protein LOC125578306 — protein MASSFMTSIKQTVSSKLYAGINSISSCSNYNRSHLLTLSCKGYVNPSFRLYSNQKRLRHLTRARKREEKDEKEEDEDNEYYAGEEEDDKEEDKDEYRAEEAVLKLYTDIKDRNINGVSEVIGDECQCFCNFLSSYRLLQGKKQVVAFFYWLMMNLGKDIKIIVRPTSKDGMTVGVQWQLEWEKSNIQLGKGVSFHMCHIYQGKLLIKNVEMFMEPIFHIEPLRLRTMAFAVSLAEKMFIFLRPVENIRRQAMTLILLALLLLAAVVFYFTQPRL, from the exons ATGGCATCCTCGTTTATGACGTCTATTAAACAGACGGTTTCTTCTAAGCTGTATGCAGGGATAAATAGTATTAGCTCATGCTCAAATTACAACAGATCTCATCTGTTAACGCTGAGTTGCAAGGGTTATGTCAATCCAAGTTTTCGATTATACTCAAACCAAAAGCGTTTGAGACATCTCACAAGAGCAAGAAAACGAGAAGAGAAAGATGAGAAAGAAGAGGACGAGGACAATGAATACTATGCaggagaggaggaggatgaCAAAGAAGAGGACAAAGACGAGTATCGAGCAGAGGAGGCAGTTCTAAAACTATACACCGACATCAAAGACCGAAACATCAATGGAGTATCAGAAGTTATTGGAGATGAATGCCAATGCTTTTGCAACTTCTTATCTTCTTACCGACTCTTGCAAGGCAAGaag CAAGTGGTGGCTTTCTTTTACTGGTTGATGATGAACCTGGGGAAAGATATCAAGATTATTGTTAGACCAACCTCCAAAGATGGCATGACCGTTGGTGTTCAATGGCAACTCG AATGGGAGAAGTCAAACATCCAATTGGGGAAGGGAGTCAGTTTCCACATGTGCCATATCTACCAGGGAAAACTGTTGATAAA GAATGTGGAGATGTTCATGGAGCCAATCTTTCACATTGAGCCTCTTAGACTT AGAACTATGGCGTTTGCAGTGAGCTTGGCTGAGAAGATGTTCATTTTCCTAAGACCAGTAGAAAACATAAGGAGACAAGCAATGACACTTATCCTTCTTGCTCTTCTGTTGCTTGCTGCAGTCGTTTTCTACTTCACCCAACCAAGACTATAA
- the LOC106376528 gene encoding NHP2-like protein 1 translates to MTVEAVNPKAYPLADSQLAITILDLVQQATNYKQLKKGANEATKTLNRGISEFVVMAADAEPLEILLHLPLLAEDKNVPYVFVPSKQALGRACGVTRPVIACSVTSNEASQLKSQIQQLKDAIEKLLI, encoded by the exons ATGACGGTGGAAGCAGTGAACCCTAAGGCGTATCCGTTAGCTGATTCTCAGTTAGCGATAACGATCCTGGATCTTGTTCAACAGGCTACGAACTACAAGCAGCTCAAGAAGGGAGCTAATGAAGCTACCAAGACTTTGAACCGTGGGATCTCCGAGTTCGTGGTTATGGCTGCTGATGCTGAGCCGCTTGAGATTCTTCTCCACCTTCCTCTCCTTGCCGAAGACAAG aATGTGCCGTATGTGTTTGTACCATCGAAACAAGCGTTGGGAAGAGCATGTGGAGTGACAAGACCTGTGATCGCTTGTTCAGTTACATCGAACGAGGCAAGCCAGTTGAAGTCGCAGATTCAACAGCTCAAGGATGCTATTGAGAAACTCCTAATCTAA
- the LOC106376527 gene encoding ER membrane protein complex subunit 3: MAEDLVLDTAIRDWVLIPLSVVMVLIGVLRYFVSKLMRSSPTPDAKMVKEGQVVIRARNLKAGASFIPPKSFRARRFYFSNEENGLLHVPKDQAQNPQAQMFSDPNMAMDMMKKNLSMIIPQTLTFAWVNFFFSGFVAAKIPFPLTQRFRSMLQNGIDLSTVDVSYVSSRSWYFLNLFGLRGLFSLILGDENAIDDTQRMMQMGGFGFDASKSLSAEKDGLDIIQHEWALPRFEHRAESVLRKLVQ; this comes from the exons ATGGCGGAAGATCTAGTTCTCGACACGGCGATCAGAGACTGGGTTCTGATCCCTCTCTCCGTCGTGATGGTTCTCATTGGCGTTCTCCGCTACTTCGTCTCCAAGCTCATGCGTTCGTCCCCCACTCCCGATGCGAAGATGGTCAAAGAAGG ACAAGTTGTGATTAGGGCTCGGAATCTCAAGGCAGGTGCCAGTTTCATCCCGCCTAAGTCCTTCCGAGCTCGGAGATTTTACTTCAGCAACGAG GAAAATGGATTGTTGCATGTTCCTAAGGATCAAGCTCAAAACCCACAAGCTCAGATGTTTTCTGATCCTAACATGGCCATGGATATGATGAAGAAAAATCTGTCAATGATTATACCTCAG ACGCTCACTTTTGCATGGgtcaacttcttcttctctggATTTGTTGCAG CCAAAATACCATTTCCCCTGACTCAGAGATTCAGGTCAATGTTACAGAACGGTATCGACTTGAGCACTGTTGATGTTAGCTATGTGAGCAGCCGTTCATG GTACTTCTTGAACTTGTTTGGACTAAGAGGCTTATTCAGCCTCATTCTTGGAGATGAAAATG CAATTGATGACACACAACGAATGATGCAAATGGGTGGATTTGGTTTTGATGCATCAAAG AGCCTGAGCGCAGAGAAGGACGGTCTCGACATTATTCAACATGAATGGGCCTTACCACGATTCGAGCACCGTGCAGAATCCGTTTTGAGAAAACTCGTGCAGTAG